In the genome of Streptomyces sp. 846.5, the window CGCGACACCGGGCCCTCGGCGGCGGTGGTCGCCCTGGCGGTCGCCGTCGCCTGGCGGCACCGGGCGTGGGTGACGGGGGGCGTGACGGTTGCGGCGATGGTGCTGGAGGAGGTGCTGTACCCCAATCTGGCGGGGGCGGAGCACCTGGCAGCGATCTTCGTGGTGTCGGTCCTAGCCGTGTGCATGGCAGTGCTGGAGCGGGGGTGCGACTCCGCTGTGGCTTGTCGCGCAGTTCCCCGCGCCCCTAGATAGTGCAACTGAGCCAGTTGCAGACCCCCACCCAACTGCACTAGTCCGCCGGACCGACCCCCGCGCGGCGGGCCAACGCCACAGCGGCGAGTGTGCTGTGGACGCCGAGTTTGCCGAGGACGTTCTGCATGTGGGTGCGCACCGTGTGCGGGGAGAGGAAGAGCCGGTCGGCGACGGCCTGGCGGCCCAGGCCGGCGACCATGCAGCGGAGCACCTGCTTCTCGCGCGGGGTGAGCGACTCGACCAGGCGCTCGCTCTCGGTGCGGTCGCGGCGGGCCGCCGTCAGCTCCCTGATGACACCGGTGAGCAGCAGCGGCGGGATGTGCGTCTCGTCCCGCATGACGCCCTTGATGACGGCCATCAGCCGCCCCAGCGAGCTCTCCTTGGCGACCCAGGCGCCGGCCCCCGCCTGGAGGGCCTGGACCACGCGGCGGGGGTCGTCGTCGACGGCGAGGACGATGACCTGGAGTGCGGGGTGCCCGGCGCGGGCGCGGGCGGCGAAGCTGATTCCGTCCCCGGCCGGGACGGGGGCGCCGGTGGGGGCCGCACCGGCGGACGGTACCGGGGCGGAGTTGCCGTTGGCGGCGCCCGTACCGCCGGTGCCCGTGCCGCCGGTGCGGGGTGCCGGGATGCGGGCGCCGGGATTCACTCCTGCGGGGGGCGTGCTGTAGCCGGCCTTGCGCTGGGCCGGCAGGTGCACCACGGGGGCGCGCTGCGGGGGCGCGAGGGTGCGCCGGGCCTCGGGCAGCCGGGGCTGGCCCACCGCCGGTGGCGGCGCGGCGGCGCCGGGATTGAGGTCCGCGTCCACGAGCAGCACCTGGAAGGGCCGGTTCTCCGCGTCGGCACGGTCCAGCGCCCGCTCTGCGGCCTGCGCGCTGCCGGCCGCGGAGACGTCCACGTCCGGTTCCGCTGCGAGCGCTGTGGCGAGCGCCTCGGCGAAGATGCGGTGCCCGTCCGCGACCAGGACCCGGATACGCGCCACTGCTGCCCCCTGATCCTGCTTCAGTCCGGCCCCCCAGCCGAATGTTGCTTCAGGGTAGCGAGATCGCGCAACGTCGTCGTGGTTGTTTGCGCAGTTCCGTAGGCCCCTGACAGCTCCAGGGGCGCGAGGAACTGCGCGGCCGGGCCACCACCAGCCCGCATCGGGCTACTGCAACCGCCTCGCCCCCGCCGAGGGAACGGCGGTGAAGGCCCGCGGCTCGATCCACCCCTGCGCGGCGAACGCGCTGGTCACCGCTGCTGCGACGGCTTCCGCACCCGCCTTCTCGACGAGGGCGATGATGGAGCCGCCGAAGCCGCCGCCGGTCATCCGCGCGCCCAGCGCACCGGTCGCGACCGCGGTGTCGACCGCAAGGTCCGTCTCGGCGCAGGAGATCCGGTAGTCGTCGCGCATCGACGCGTGCCCCTCGGTGAGCAGCGGGCCGATGGCCCGCAGCTCACCGGCGTCCAGCAGTGCGGTGACCTGCTCGACCCGGGCGTCCTCGGTGACGATGTGCCGGACCAGGGCGCGCAGGCCGTCGTCCGGCAGCCGCTCCAGGGCGGCGTCCAGGTCGGCGTAGGGGAGGTCGCGCAGGGCGGGCAGGCCCAGGATCGCCGCCGCCTTCTCGCAGCCCCTGCGGCGTTCGGCGTAGGCGCCGTCCGCGTGGGCGTGCTTGACCTGGGTGTCGATGACCAGCAGCACCAGGCCGGCCCCGGCCAGGTCGAGCGGGACCTGGCGGGTCCTGCCCTCGGCCGGGTCGATGCTGCGGACGTCGACGAAGAGGGCGGCGCCCTCCGCGCAGCAGCTGGAGGCGAGCTGGTCCAGGATGCCGCAGGGCACGCCGACGAACACGTTCTCGGCGTGCTGGCTGAGCAGCGCGAGCTGGGTGGGCGTCAGTCCGAGGCCGCAGAGGTCGTTGTAGGCGGCGGCGACGGCGCACTCCAGGGCGGCCGAGGAGGAGAGACCGGCGCCGACCGGGACGTCGCTGTCGAAGTACAGGTCGGCCCCGGGGACGTCGTGCCCGGCGTCGCGCAGCGCCCAGACCACCCCGGCGGGGTAGGCCGCCCAGCCCGGCACGGAGCCGGGGACCAGGTCGGACAGGGCCAGCTCGGTGATCCCGGAACTGTCCGGGGACTGGGCGCTGTGCAGCCGCAGCACGCCGTCCCCGCGCAGCGAGGCGGCGAGGCGGGTGGCGTGCGGCAGGGCTATAGGGAGCATGAAGCCGTCGTTGTAGTCGGTGTGCTCACCGATGACGTTGACCCGCCCGGGGGCCTGCCAGACCACCTGCGGGGCGGTCCCGTACACGGACTCGTACCCCTTGGTGACAGCCTCGTGCACGGCCCTGTCTGTACCGCTGCTGACCGGGCCGGTCCCGTCCTGATCGGTCACTGCTTACTCCTGTTCCAGTGCGAGGGCGAAGTTCCACGCGTCGGCGACGATCGCGTCGAGGTCGGTGCGGCGGGGGTTCCAGCCGAGCAGGGTGCGGGCCCGGGCGGCGGAGGCGACCAGCGCGGCGGGGTCGCCGGGGCGGCGCTCGGCCGTCACAGCCTTGATCTCGCGGCCGGTGACCCGGCGCACCGACTCGACGACCTCGCGGACCGAGAAGCCGCTGCCGTTGCCGAGGTTGCAGATCAGGTGCTGTCCGGACTCGGCCGCGGCGAGGGCGAGCAGGTGCGCGTCGGCGAGGTCGGCGACGTGGATGTAGTCGCGGATGCAGGTGCCGTCGGGGGTGGGGTAGTCGTCGCCGTACACGGCGATGTGCGGGCGCTTGCCCAGGGCGGCCTGGATGACCAGCGGGATCAGGTGCGACTCCGGGTCGTGGCGCTCGCCCTGGACGCCGTAGGCGCCGGCGACGTTGAAGTAGCGCAGCGAGACCGCGGCCAGGCCGTGGGCGTTCGCCTCGCTGGTGATCATGTGATCGACGGCGAGTTTGGTGGCGCCGTAGGGGTTGGTCGGCGCGGTGCGCGCGGTCTCCTCGATCGGGCTGACCTCGGGCTCGCCGTAGACGGCGGCGGTGGAGGAGAAGACCAGGCGGCGGACGTCGGCCTTGCGCATGGCGCTGAGCAGCTCCAGCGAGCCGGCGACGTTGTTGCGCCAGTACTTCTCCGGGTCCGCGACCGATTCGCCGACCTGGGAGCTGGCAGCGAAGTGCAGCACGCCGTCGAAGGAGCTGTCGAGGACGTCCGATGCGTCCTGGATCCGGCCCTGGACGAACTCAGCGCCTGCCGGGACCGAGACGCGGTGCCCGGTGGAGAGGTCGTCCAGCACGACGACCTGGTGGCCGGCCTCCAGCAGGTGCGCGGCGACGACGCCGCCGACGTAGCCGGCGCCGCCGGTGACGAGATACTTCGCGGACTGGGGGGTCATGAGGAGACCTCTCGTAGGCGCTTCGCCGCCGTCTCGGGCGACACGTCGTTGATGAACACGTCCATGCCGGATTCGGAGCCGGCCAGGAACTTGAGCTTGCCCACCGTACGACGGATCGTGAAGAGCTCCATGTGAAGTGCCAGTTCTCCGCCTGTGCCGGGCAGGCCGGAGCGGACCGGGGCCTGGTGCCAGGCGGCGATGTAGGGCGTCTTGTTGGTCCCCGTACCATCCGCGTCGAACAGCAGGTCGAAGCGGCGCAGCAGGTCGAGGTAGACGGTGCAGAACTCGGCCCGCTCGGCGTCGTTGAGGGCGAGCAGGTCGCCGACCCTGCGGTTGGGGTAGAGGTGCACCTCGTAGGGCCAGTGCGCGGCGTAGGGGACGAACGCGGTCCAGTGCTCCCCGGCGACGACGACCCGGTCGCCCTCGGCGCGCTCGGCGGCGAGCAGGTCGTCGAAGAGGTTGCGTCCGGTGCGCCTGCGGTGGGCGGCGGCGCTGGCGAGCATGCGCTCGGTGCGCGGGGTGACGAAGGGGTAGGCGTAGATCTGGCCGTGCGGGTGGCCGAGGGTGACGCCGATCTCCTCGCCGCGGTTCTCGAAGCAGAACACCTGCTCGACGCCGGGGATCGCGGACAGTTCGGCGGTCCGGTCGGTCCAGGCCTCCAGGACCAGGCCGACCTGGGCGGGGGTGAGGTCGGCGAAGGAGGAGTCGTGGTCGGAGGTGAAGCAGACCACCTCGCAGCGGCCGTTGCCGGGGCGGGCGTGGTGCGGCAGCGTGCCGGTGACGGTGTCGGGAGCGCCGACGGCCGACGTGGTGAGCGAGGGGAAGCGGTTCTCGAAGACCACGACGTCGTAGTCGGGCGCAGGGATCTCGCTGAGCCGTCCGTCCCGGGAGGGGCAGAGCGGACACTCGTCCGCCGGCGGGTGGTAGATCCGTCCCTGCCTGTGCGAGGCGATGACGACCCACTCGTCGAGCAGCGGGTCGTAGCGGATCTCCGAGGAGGTGGCGGTGGCGTCGAGCGGCCGCAGGTCAGGGTTGTCGCGGACCGTGTCGTCACGGGAGTCGTAGTAGATCAACTCGCGGCCGTCGGCCATCCGAGTGCTGGTCTTCTTCACTACTCGCTCCATTTTTCACACTACGACGGACACCCCTTACCAACATATTCAAACACAACACATCATGAGTCAACAGCCCAAGCGAACTATGACCTTCAAACTCGCTTGCCGGCGTCACTCGTCCTGCGTCACTCGTCCTGCGCGACGCGTTCCAGCAGTCCGGTACGGGCCGCCACGGCCGCCGCCTCCAGCCGGGTCCGGGCGCCGAGCTTCATCAGCACCCGCTGCACATGCGTCCGCGCGGTGCTGGGGGCGATGGACATACCCACCGCGATCTCCTTGGTGTCCTCCCCCTCGGCGATCCGCATCAGCACCTGCACCTCGCGCCGGGTCAGCAGCCGCAGCAGC includes:
- a CDS encoding response regulator transcription factor, producing MARIRVLVADGHRIFAEALATALAAEPDVDVSAAGSAQAAERALDRADAENRPFQVLLVDADLNPGAAAPPPAVGQPRLPEARRTLAPPQRAPVVHLPAQRKAGYSTPPAGVNPGARIPAPRTGGTGTGGTGAANGNSAPVPSAGAAPTGAPVPAGDGISFAARARAGHPALQVIVLAVDDDPRRVVQALQAGAGAWVAKESSLGRLMAVIKGVMRDETHIPPLLLTGVIRELTAARRDRTESERLVESLTPREKQVLRCMVAGLGRQAVADRLFLSPHTVRTHMQNVLGKLGVHSTLAAVALARRAGVGPAD
- the galT gene encoding galactose-1-phosphate uridylyltransferase, with protein sequence MKKTSTRMADGRELIYYDSRDDTVRDNPDLRPLDATATSSEIRYDPLLDEWVVIASHRQGRIYHPPADECPLCPSRDGRLSEIPAPDYDVVVFENRFPSLTTSAVGAPDTVTGTLPHHARPGNGRCEVVCFTSDHDSSFADLTPAQVGLVLEAWTDRTAELSAIPGVEQVFCFENRGEEIGVTLGHPHGQIYAYPFVTPRTERMLASAAAHRRRTGRNLFDDLLAAERAEGDRVVVAGEHWTAFVPYAAHWPYEVHLYPNRRVGDLLALNDAERAEFCTVYLDLLRRFDLLFDADGTGTNKTPYIAAWHQAPVRSGLPGTGGELALHMELFTIRRTVGKLKFLAGSESGMDVFINDVSPETAAKRLREVSS
- the galK gene encoding galactokinase; translation: MTDQDGTGPVSSGTDRAVHEAVTKGYESVYGTAPQVVWQAPGRVNVIGEHTDYNDGFMLPIALPHATRLAASLRGDGVLRLHSAQSPDSSGITELALSDLVPGSVPGWAAYPAGVVWALRDAGHDVPGADLYFDSDVPVGAGLSSSAALECAVAAAYNDLCGLGLTPTQLALLSQHAENVFVGVPCGILDQLASSCCAEGAALFVDVRSIDPAEGRTRQVPLDLAGAGLVLLVIDTQVKHAHADGAYAERRRGCEKAAAILGLPALRDLPYADLDAALERLPDDGLRALVRHIVTEDARVEQVTALLDAGELRAIGPLLTEGHASMRDDYRISCAETDLAVDTAVATGALGARMTGGGFGGSIIALVEKAGAEAVAAAVTSAFAAQGWIEPRAFTAVPSAGARRLQ
- the galE gene encoding UDP-glucose 4-epimerase GalE, which translates into the protein MTPQSAKYLVTGGAGYVGGVVAAHLLEAGHQVVVLDDLSTGHRVSVPAGAEFVQGRIQDASDVLDSSFDGVLHFAASSQVGESVADPEKYWRNNVAGSLELLSAMRKADVRRLVFSSTAAVYGEPEVSPIEETARTAPTNPYGATKLAVDHMITSEANAHGLAAVSLRYFNVAGAYGVQGERHDPESHLIPLVIQAALGKRPHIAVYGDDYPTPDGTCIRDYIHVADLADAHLLALAAAESGQHLICNLGNGSGFSVREVVESVRRVTGREIKAVTAERRPGDPAALVASAARARTLLGWNPRRTDLDAIVADAWNFALALEQE